A genomic stretch from Cydia amplana chromosome 1, ilCydAmpl1.1, whole genome shotgun sequence includes:
- the LOC134652078 gene encoding uncharacterized protein LOC134652078 isoform X1 yields the protein MSPHTLKTFVQNRVSEINELTGSAQWLHVSSKNNAADLVSRGLELDALINNSFWFNGPPFLHEPESDWLPSTLSRTSEIIPADLPEIKTNTISMTSQINTDVFEFDRFSSFNRLRRAGAYVLRFINNTRIKNKTNRKTGPLTVDELNASMQHLARLSQMKSFPVEYDKMINNLPVKHTRGINKLNVFLDTDKMIRVGGRISNATSFSYDKKHPILLCSKHRFTQLLFQSEHIRLLHAPPSLLLATIKDCWWPLGGTNLAKRVVRTCVTCIRMKAKTFAPIMDPNDLSALTPAHFLIGRPLTAPPCKDLTAETGRLPRYEMLEKMRQHFWQRWSKQYISELQTRTKWQTHGQDIVHNSLVLVKEDNLPPLKWRLGRVVTLFTGHDGVSRVADVKTASGVIRRAFTKLCPLLMPAESEAAPAPSTSPQPH from the exons ATGTCACCCCACACCCTTAAAACCTTTGTTCAAAACAGAGTGTCGGAGATAAACGAGTTAACCGGGAGCGCGCAGTGGTTGCATGTAAGTAGCAAGAATAACGCAGCTGATTTAGTTAGCCGCGGCCTTGAACTTGACGCGCTTATCAATAATTCGTTCTGGTTCAATGGACCGCCCTTCTTGCATGAACCAGAATCTGACTGGTTACCTAGTACTTTATCGCGCACTTCCGAAATAATACCGGCCGATTtacctgaaataaaaacaaacacaaTTAGTATGACAAGCCAAATTAACACCGATGTATTCGAATTCGACAGGTTTTCGTCTTTTAACCGCTTACGGCGCGCGGGTGCTTATGTTTTACGATTCATAAACAACACACGCATTAAAAACAAGACAAATCGTAAAACTGGCCCGCTGACTGTTGACGAATTGAATGCATCGATGCAACATCTGGCGCGTCTTTCGCAAATGAAATCTTTTCCTGTTGAGTATGACAAGATGATAAATAACTTACCTGTTAAACACACGCGcgggattaataaattaaatgtctTCCTAGACACAGATAAAATGATAAGGGTCGGTGGTCGTATTAGTAATGCGACTAGTTTTTCATACGACAAAAAACATCCGATTTTGCTTTGTTCGAAACATCGTTTCACACAGCTTTTGTTTCAGAGTGAACACATACGATTACTGCATGCGCCTCCTAGTCTCCTGCTTGCTACTATCAAAGACTGCTGGTGGCCTCTCGGAGGCACTAATTTAGCCAAGCGAGTGGTACGCACCTGTGTAACCTGCATCCGCATGAAGGCGAAAACCTTTGCACCTATTATGG ACCCAAACGACCTTTCCGCATTAACTCCAGCTCATTTCCTTATTGGCCGACCGCTGACAGCGCCGCCCTGCAAGGACTTGACGGCAGAGACGGGCCGGCTCCCACGCTACGAGATGCTGGAGAAAATGCGACAACACTTTTGGCAGCGGTGGTCGAAACAATATATTTCTGAGCTGCAGACCAGAACGAAGTGGCAGACGCACGGCCAGGATATCGTTCACAACTCCTTAGTTCTGGTCAAAGAAGATAATCTACCACCCCTCAAATGGCGTTTGGGACGGGTGGTAACTCTGTTCACAGGCCACGACGGAGTTTCCCGCGTCGCTGACGTAAAAACAGCGAGCG